Proteins co-encoded in one Opitutus terrae PB90-1 genomic window:
- a CDS encoding ABC transporter ATP-binding protein — protein sequence MKSAAAPPSLLVLRPRDGEDDQPVKPLEWGLMRRLFGYTGAVATKRNALLVLTVVRSAQLPAFSWLAASIINGPITARDTGALVLGLVAYGALALVTDGMFHFRQRYALEIGETVVNQLRAEVFARVQRQPMSFFHRVKLGRIISRVTSDIESVRVGIQDVLFVSVIQFGSMLFAAVVMAWSDWKMFLVVAGMAPVLWLINNRFRLQLSRLTRASSESFSRVTATLAESVGGMRITQGFVRQATNLGLFRSLLADHARYNIALARTSAVLTPLLELNSQFFIAILLLFGGWRVFEGDMTVGGLITFFLLANQFFAPIATIGTQYNQALVAMAGAERVFRLIDTPPEWVDDPTATDLPDPRAGKSQVTSDKEQDAAAGSGSWNLPLDTSHLPPAGGMRVEFRAVTFGYDPARPVLHDVSFTAAPGEMIALVGHTGSGKSSIINLVTKFYLPTQGEVLLDGREVRTITSRSLHRQLGLVQQTNFLFSGTVLENLRFSRPEATEDDVREAARQLDCLDQLEALPRGLATEVGERGAGLSLGQRQLICFVRALLADPRLVVLDEATSAIDAVTEARLQRALQRLLQGRTSFVVAHRLSTIRQAQQVLVLAAGRIIEKGTHADLLARRGHYAALYAQFTQVGETF from the coding sequence GTGAAATCCGCTGCCGCTCCGCCCAGTCTGCTGGTGCTGCGTCCGCGCGACGGCGAGGACGACCAGCCGGTCAAGCCGCTCGAGTGGGGCTTGATGCGACGGTTATTCGGCTACACGGGGGCCGTGGCGACCAAGCGCAACGCGCTCCTCGTGCTCACGGTCGTGCGTTCGGCGCAATTGCCGGCCTTCAGCTGGCTGGCCGCGAGCATCATCAACGGGCCCATCACCGCGCGCGACACGGGCGCGCTCGTGCTCGGCCTGGTGGCGTATGGCGCGCTCGCGTTGGTCACCGATGGCATGTTCCATTTCCGCCAGCGATACGCACTGGAAATCGGCGAGACGGTCGTGAACCAGCTGCGCGCGGAGGTGTTTGCGCGCGTGCAGCGACAGCCGATGAGCTTCTTTCACCGGGTGAAGCTTGGCCGGATCATCAGCCGGGTGACCAGCGACATCGAGTCGGTGCGCGTCGGGATCCAGGACGTGCTGTTCGTCAGCGTGATTCAGTTCGGCAGCATGCTCTTCGCCGCGGTCGTGATGGCTTGGAGCGACTGGAAAATGTTCCTCGTCGTCGCCGGCATGGCGCCGGTGCTCTGGCTGATCAACAATCGTTTTCGGTTGCAGCTCAGCCGGCTGACGCGGGCCTCGAGTGAAAGCTTCAGCCGCGTCACGGCGACCCTCGCGGAGTCCGTCGGCGGCATGCGGATCACGCAGGGCTTCGTGCGGCAGGCGACGAACCTCGGGTTGTTCCGCAGCCTGCTCGCGGACCATGCCCGCTACAACATCGCGCTGGCGCGGACCTCGGCCGTGCTCACGCCGCTGCTCGAGCTGAACAGCCAGTTCTTCATCGCGATTCTCCTGCTGTTCGGCGGCTGGCGGGTGTTCGAGGGCGACATGACCGTCGGCGGGCTCATCACGTTTTTCCTGCTGGCCAACCAGTTCTTCGCCCCGATCGCAACGATCGGCACACAATACAACCAGGCACTCGTGGCGATGGCTGGCGCCGAGCGCGTCTTCCGGCTGATTGACACGCCGCCCGAGTGGGTCGATGACCCCACGGCGACGGATCTGCCGGATCCGCGTGCAGGAAAGTCACAAGTGACAAGTGACAAGGAGCAAGATGCCGCGGCCGGATCCGGCTCTTGGAATTTGCCACTTGATACTTCCCACTTGCCGCCAGCGGGCGGGATGCGCGTGGAGTTTCGCGCCGTCACGTTCGGCTACGATCCGGCGCGGCCGGTGTTGCACGACGTGAGCTTCACCGCGGCGCCCGGGGAAATGATCGCGCTCGTGGGACACACCGGCAGTGGCAAGAGCTCGATCATCAACCTGGTCACCAAATTCTATCTGCCCACGCAGGGCGAGGTTCTGCTGGATGGACGCGAGGTCCGCACGATCACCAGCCGTTCGCTGCATCGGCAGCTGGGCCTGGTGCAGCAGACGAATTTCCTCTTCAGCGGCACCGTGCTCGAGAATCTCCGGTTCAGCCGGCCCGAGGCGACGGAAGACGACGTGCGCGAAGCCGCGCGCCAGCTCGACTGCCTGGACCAGCTCGAAGCCCTGCCGCGCGGGCTGGCCACTGAGGTGGGCGAGCGCGGCGCCGGGCTTTCGCTCGGCCAGCGGCAGCTGATCTGCTTCGTGCGCGCGCTGCTCGCGGACCCGCGGCTCGTGGTGCTCGACGAGGCGACGAGTGCAATCGATGCTGTCACCGAAGCGCGGTTACAACGGGCGTTGCAACGGCTGCTGCAGGGCCGGACCAGCTTCGTGGTGGCGCATCGGCTGAGTACCATCCGGCAGGCGCAGCAGGTGCTGGTGCTTGCGGCCGGGCGTATCATAGAAAAGGGCACACACGCGGATTTGCTGGCGCGCCGTGGGCATTACGCGGCGCTGTACGCCCAGTTCACCCAGGTTGGCGAGACTTTCTAG
- a CDS encoding ABC transporter ATP-binding protein, whose translation MPESDPKPFTATLSNRAVIRRLFRLTWRYRAGCLKVLLIQLVLLSMGIVGLSFTGVGIDYIRHKVAGVPLSPNPLHLAPPEDWPWPHVLGLLAGLILVLALARALLNYSYFVSVNRLVQQQLVVDLRGRVYDRLQRLSFRFFDANTTGSIITRVTSDVQAVRMFVDQVLIQSVIMVISLTVYVTYMASLSPTLTVACLATTPLLWGISAWFSRKIQPAYAHNRTLVEKMVQRLAESVQGIAVTKGFGREAEDRARFDAANQACYDQQRGIFWRVSLFSPAVGFLTRINMMVLLGYGGWLVIRGELPLGAGLVVFVGLLEQFSGQVNNIATIVNSVQQSLIGARRVFEILDAPVEVRNAPDAVRRPRLTGAVNFERVSFVYQPLPSASGPAAFEDEVEPKPVLHDITLDVQAGQYVAILGPTGAGKSVLMSLIPRFYDPTAGRILIDGIDVRRLHLDDLRRNIGIVFQESFLFSNTVAANIAFGHPEATREQIERAARIAAAHEFITALPQGYDTVLGESGSSLSGGQRQRLAIARAVLLEPAILLLDDPTAAIDSQTEHEIFTALEQAISGRTAFIVAHRLSTLRRADFIIVMEAGRIVQRGTHAELMRVPGPYRRVAQLQLVDPAELQQLATTEEIA comes from the coding sequence ATGCCCGAGTCCGACCCGAAACCCTTCACCGCGACGCTCTCGAACCGGGCGGTGATTCGCCGCTTGTTTCGGCTGACCTGGCGGTACCGGGCGGGCTGCCTGAAGGTGCTGCTCATTCAGCTGGTGCTGCTGTCGATGGGCATCGTGGGGCTCAGCTTTACCGGCGTCGGCATCGACTACATCCGCCACAAGGTCGCCGGCGTGCCACTCTCCCCCAACCCGCTGCATCTCGCGCCGCCGGAGGACTGGCCCTGGCCGCACGTGCTGGGGTTGCTCGCGGGATTGATTCTCGTGCTCGCCCTCGCACGGGCGCTGCTGAATTACAGCTACTTCGTTTCGGTCAACCGGCTCGTGCAACAACAGCTGGTGGTGGATCTGCGCGGTCGGGTCTACGATCGGCTGCAGCGGCTGAGCTTCCGCTTCTTCGACGCGAACACCACCGGCTCGATCATCACCCGCGTGACCAGCGACGTGCAGGCGGTGCGGATGTTCGTCGACCAGGTGCTGATCCAGAGCGTCATCATGGTCATCTCGCTCACCGTGTATGTGACCTACATGGCGAGCCTGAGCCCGACGCTCACCGTCGCGTGTCTCGCGACCACGCCGCTGCTGTGGGGAATCTCCGCGTGGTTCTCGCGCAAGATCCAGCCGGCCTATGCGCACAACCGCACCCTGGTCGAAAAAATGGTGCAGCGGCTGGCCGAGAGCGTGCAGGGCATCGCGGTGACGAAAGGCTTCGGCCGCGAGGCGGAGGACCGCGCGCGGTTCGACGCCGCGAACCAGGCCTGCTACGATCAGCAGCGCGGAATTTTCTGGCGCGTGAGCCTCTTCTCGCCGGCGGTGGGTTTTCTGACCCGGATCAACATGATGGTGTTGCTCGGCTACGGCGGCTGGCTGGTGATCCGCGGCGAGTTGCCGCTGGGCGCGGGCCTCGTGGTCTTCGTCGGTCTGCTCGAACAATTTTCCGGACAGGTGAACAACATCGCCACGATCGTGAATAGCGTGCAGCAGTCGCTGATCGGCGCGCGGCGGGTGTTTGAGATTTTAGACGCGCCGGTCGAGGTGCGGAATGCGCCTGACGCGGTGCGGCGACCGCGACTCACCGGCGCGGTGAACTTCGAGCGCGTTTCGTTCGTTTACCAGCCACTGCCGTCGGCCAGCGGGCCGGCGGCGTTCGAGGACGAGGTGGAACCAAAGCCAGTGTTGCACGACATCACGCTCGACGTGCAGGCCGGCCAATACGTCGCGATTCTCGGGCCCACCGGCGCCGGCAAAAGCGTGCTCATGAGCCTGATTCCGCGGTTCTACGATCCGACCGCCGGCCGGATCCTGATCGACGGCATCGACGTGCGCCGGCTGCATCTCGACGATTTGCGCCGCAACATCGGCATTGTTTTCCAGGAGAGTTTTCTCTTCTCGAACACCGTCGCGGCGAACATCGCGTTCGGCCATCCGGAGGCGACGCGGGAGCAGATCGAGCGCGCGGCGCGGATCGCGGCGGCGCACGAATTCATCACCGCGCTGCCGCAGGGCTACGACACCGTGCTCGGCGAAAGCGGGAGCAGCCTGTCCGGCGGGCAGCGGCAGCGGCTCGCGATCGCGCGCGCCGTGCTCCTCGAGCCGGCCATCCTGCTGCTCGACGATCCCACGGCGGCGATCGACAGCCAGACCGAGCACGAGATCTTCACCGCGCTCGAGCAGGCGATCAGCGGACGCACCGCCTTCATCGTGGCGCATCGGCTGAGCACGCTGCGGCGGGCGGATTTCATCATCGTGATGGAAGCGGGCCGGATCGTGCAGCGCGGCACCCACGCGGAGCTCATGCGCGTGCCCGGTCCCTATCGCCGGGTCGCGCAACTGCAGCTGGTGGATCCGGCCGAACTGCAGCAGCTCGCCACGACGGAGGAGATCGCGTGA
- the mgtE gene encoding magnesium transporter, giving the protein MAVPPDIKAEITALLARKDGAALRRALAPWLAEDLAPHLADLPVEQLAMLFRVGPPELVATTFAYVPLEVQKRLLKLLSQDQAAELLNSLPPDDRTAFLNELPLDLAMQMLALLSPAERQVAQALLAYPEHSVGRMMTLDYVAVRPEWSVREALDYIREHGYDRETLNVIFVVDTSGRLIDDVRVRRLLLSPLDRPVRELLDGNYARLRPTDDREHALELFRQFDRVALPVTDESERLIGIITVDDMLDVAAEEATEDIQKLGGTEALDEPYLTITLGRIVRKRASWLVVLFFGEMLTATAMAYFEDEIAKAVVLALFVPLVISSGGNAGSQAATLVIRALALGEFHVRDWWRVMRRELAVGVLLGLVLGSIGFLRIALWSAVSDVYGPHWLGVAGTVGCALVGVVLWGSLTGSMLPLVLKRFGLDPATSSAPFVATLVDVTGLVIYFSVALVLLRGTLL; this is encoded by the coding sequence ATGGCTGTGCCCCCGGACATCAAGGCTGAGATCACCGCCTTGCTGGCCCGCAAGGACGGCGCGGCGTTGCGGCGCGCGCTCGCGCCGTGGCTGGCCGAGGACCTCGCGCCGCACCTGGCCGACCTGCCGGTGGAGCAGCTGGCGATGCTGTTTCGCGTGGGCCCACCCGAACTGGTCGCGACGACCTTCGCCTACGTGCCGCTCGAGGTGCAAAAACGCCTCCTCAAGTTGCTCAGCCAGGATCAGGCGGCGGAGTTGTTGAACTCGCTGCCGCCGGACGATCGGACCGCGTTCCTCAATGAGCTGCCGCTCGATCTGGCGATGCAGATGCTCGCGTTGCTTTCGCCCGCCGAGCGGCAGGTGGCCCAGGCCTTGCTCGCCTATCCGGAGCACAGCGTGGGCCGGATGATGACGCTGGACTATGTGGCCGTGCGGCCGGAGTGGTCGGTCCGCGAGGCGCTCGATTACATCCGTGAGCACGGCTACGACCGCGAAACGCTGAACGTGATCTTCGTGGTCGATACCTCCGGGCGCTTGATCGACGACGTCCGGGTGCGCCGGCTGCTGCTCTCGCCGCTCGATCGTCCGGTGCGGGAACTGCTCGACGGCAACTATGCCCGGCTGCGGCCCACGGACGATCGCGAGCACGCGCTGGAGCTGTTCCGCCAGTTCGATCGGGTGGCGCTGCCGGTGACGGATGAAAGTGAACGGCTGATCGGAATCATCACCGTCGACGACATGCTTGATGTCGCGGCCGAGGAGGCGACGGAGGATATCCAAAAGCTCGGCGGCACCGAAGCGCTCGACGAGCCTTACCTGACGATCACGCTCGGCCGGATCGTGAGGAAACGGGCGAGCTGGCTCGTCGTGCTGTTCTTCGGCGAGATGCTGACGGCCACGGCCATGGCGTATTTCGAGGACGAGATCGCGAAGGCGGTGGTGCTCGCGTTGTTTGTGCCGCTGGTGATCAGCTCGGGCGGCAACGCCGGTTCGCAGGCGGCAACGCTCGTAATTCGCGCGCTCGCGCTGGGCGAATTTCACGTGCGGGATTGGTGGCGCGTGATGCGGCGTGAACTCGCGGTGGGCGTGTTGCTCGGGCTGGTGCTGGGGTCGATCGGATTTTTGCGAATCGCGCTCTGGTCGGCGGTTTCGGACGTGTATGGCCCTCATTGGCTGGGCGTCGCCGGTACGGTCGGGTGCGCGTTGGTGGGCGTGGTGCTGTGGGGTTCGCTCACCGGTTCGATGCTGCCGCTGGTGTTGAAACGATTCGGGTTGGACCCAGCGACCTCGAGCGCGCCGTTCGTGGCGACGCTGGTCGACGTCACCGGGTTGGTGATCTACTTCAGCGTGGCGCTCGTGCTGCTGCGGGGCACGTTGCTGTAG
- a CDS encoding TetR/AcrR family transcriptional regulator — translation MAAPVPDLFRREAPAAARILAVAHQQLVEHGYTALTMDVLAHELGMSKKTLYVHFSGKDALIERIIECIERSLQERMTAVLSDPKLGFPQRIDQVVEVVGSTMTRISPAMLRELQRFAPRLYQKIEDVRQKNVPTFFGRLIREGVAAGKVRSDLDPAFATEFWLQAIRGLVQPAVLDRTQLTLRQTLEKALNLFLCGLLTPAGRKDYEKHLAA, via the coding sequence ATGGCTGCTCCCGTTCCAGATCTCTTCCGCCGTGAGGCGCCCGCTGCGGCCCGCATTCTCGCCGTCGCGCACCAACAGCTCGTCGAGCATGGCTACACGGCGCTCACCATGGACGTGCTCGCCCACGAGCTGGGCATGAGCAAAAAGACGCTTTACGTACATTTCTCCGGGAAGGATGCGCTGATCGAGCGGATCATCGAGTGCATCGAACGGTCGCTGCAGGAGCGGATGACGGCGGTGCTCTCCGATCCCAAGCTCGGTTTTCCGCAGCGGATCGACCAGGTGGTCGAAGTCGTCGGCTCCACCATGACGCGGATCAGCCCGGCGATGCTGCGCGAGCTGCAGCGGTTCGCGCCACGGCTCTACCAGAAGATTGAAGACGTGCGGCAGAAAAACGTGCCGACCTTTTTCGGCCGGCTGATCCGCGAAGGCGTGGCCGCCGGGAAGGTTCGCTCCGATCTCGATCCGGCGTTCGCCACGGAGTTCTGGCTGCAGGCCATCCGCGGGCTCGTCCAGCCCGCGGTGCTCGACCGGACCCAGCTCACGCTGCGACAGACTTTGGAAAAAGCCCTCAACCTGTTCCTGTGCGGGCTGCTCACGCCCGCCGGACGCAAAGACTATGAAAAGCACCTTGCTGCCTAA
- a CDS encoding HlyD family efflux transporter periplasmic adaptor subunit: MKSTLLPKDRRRSPALVLLAALLVALAGCARGGGSSNDALVLSGNIEVVDAQLGFKVPGRVVARTVDEGARVTAGQLIARLDDAEQTQELALRRAELAAVEAVLAELEAGSRPQEIAAALAGLHSAEAERDRARLDFTRAQELRARDVIADRDFETAQALLKVAEARAAEAGERLALLQAGPRTETIQQARARTEQARAAVALAETRLANTQLLSPLTGQVLSHNIEPGEFVAAGTPVVTVADLAHVWVRAYVNQTDLGHVKLGQKVAVRTDTFPDKTYEGTVGFISSEAEFTPKTVQTPKERVKLVFRIKVDVANPNDELKSGMPADVTIGVAS, translated from the coding sequence ATGAAAAGCACCTTGCTGCCTAAAGACCGCCGGCGCTCCCCCGCGCTCGTGCTGCTCGCCGCGCTGCTCGTCGCCCTCGCCGGATGCGCGCGCGGCGGCGGCTCGTCGAACGACGCGCTCGTCCTCTCCGGCAACATCGAGGTGGTCGACGCCCAGCTCGGGTTCAAGGTACCGGGCCGCGTGGTGGCGCGCACCGTCGACGAAGGCGCGCGCGTCACCGCCGGCCAGCTGATTGCGCGGCTGGATGACGCCGAGCAAACGCAGGAGCTCGCGCTCCGGCGGGCGGAACTCGCCGCGGTCGAAGCCGTGCTCGCCGAACTCGAGGCCGGCTCGCGCCCGCAGGAGATCGCCGCGGCGTTAGCCGGGCTGCACAGCGCCGAGGCGGAACGCGATCGCGCGCGGCTTGATTTCACGCGCGCGCAGGAACTGCGCGCCCGCGACGTGATCGCTGATCGCGACTTCGAGACCGCGCAGGCGCTCCTCAAGGTCGCCGAGGCGCGCGCGGCCGAAGCGGGCGAACGGCTCGCGCTGCTCCAAGCGGGGCCGCGCACCGAAACGATTCAGCAGGCCCGCGCCCGCACGGAACAGGCCCGCGCCGCCGTCGCACTCGCGGAAACCCGGCTCGCAAATACGCAGCTGCTCTCACCGCTCACCGGCCAGGTGCTGTCGCACAACATCGAGCCCGGCGAATTCGTGGCCGCCGGCACGCCGGTCGTGACGGTCGCCGACCTCGCACACGTCTGGGTGCGCGCCTACGTGAATCAAACCGATCTCGGCCACGTGAAGCTGGGCCAGAAGGTCGCCGTGCGCACCGACACGTTTCCCGACAAAACCTACGAAGGCACCGTCGGCTTCATCTCATCCGAGGCGGAGTTTACGCCGAAAACCGTGCAGACGCCGAAGGAACGCGTGAAACTCGTGTTCCGCATCAAAGTCGACGTCGCGAATCCCAACGACGAGCTGAAGTCCGGCATGCCCGCCGACGTGACGATCGGCGTCGCTTCATGA
- a CDS encoding ABC transporter ATP-binding protein produces the protein MSPIIHAQGLRRVFGDVVAVDGLDLEVAEGEIFGLVGPDGAGKTTTMRMLTGILRPSGGRARVAGCDVRKDDEQLKDHIGYMSQRFGLYPDLTVAENLAFYADIYGVPQRGRAEKVERLLGFSNLTPFQHRQAGHLSGGMKQKLGLACALIHTPRVLFLDEPTNGVDPVSRRDFWRILYQLVRERVTIFVSTAYLDEAERCNRLALVHEGKLIGLGTPDEIKALLPGALLEVRTNAPRRTAALLREQLPAASVGLFGDRVHVSTRDAVATTAELRTFLAAENLPVESVQPIEPSLEDVFVAVIAAKGKDATA, from the coding sequence ATGTCTCCCATCATCCACGCCCAAGGTCTCCGCCGCGTCTTCGGCGACGTGGTCGCAGTCGATGGACTCGACCTCGAAGTCGCCGAGGGCGAGATCTTCGGCTTGGTGGGCCCGGATGGAGCGGGCAAGACCACGACCATGCGCATGCTGACCGGCATTCTCCGGCCCTCTGGCGGGAGGGCCCGGGTGGCGGGTTGCGATGTGCGAAAGGACGACGAACAGCTGAAGGACCATATCGGCTACATGAGCCAGCGCTTCGGCTTGTATCCGGATCTCACCGTCGCCGAAAATCTCGCTTTTTACGCCGACATCTATGGCGTGCCGCAGCGGGGCAGGGCGGAGAAGGTCGAGCGGCTGCTGGGCTTCAGCAATCTCACGCCGTTCCAGCACCGGCAGGCGGGCCACCTTTCGGGCGGCATGAAACAGAAGCTGGGACTCGCCTGCGCTTTGATTCACACGCCGCGCGTGCTTTTCCTCGATGAGCCCACCAACGGCGTCGATCCGGTCTCACGCCGCGATTTCTGGCGGATTCTCTACCAGCTCGTGCGCGAGCGGGTCACGATCTTTGTCTCGACCGCCTATCTCGACGAAGCGGAGCGGTGCAACCGGCTCGCGCTGGTGCACGAGGGAAAGCTGATTGGTCTGGGCACGCCCGACGAGATCAAGGCGTTGCTCCCCGGCGCGCTGCTGGAGGTGCGCACGAACGCACCGCGGCGCACCGCCGCCCTGCTGCGCGAGCAACTGCCTGCGGCCTCCGTCGGCTTGTTCGGAGACCGCGTGCACGTGTCGACCCGCGATGCGGTCGCGACCACCGCCGAACTTCGGACATTCCTCGCCGCAGAGAACCTGCCCGTCGAATCGGTTCAGCCGATCGAACCCTCGCTCGAAGATGTATTCGTGGCGGTGATTGCCGCCAAAGGAAAGGACGCCACCGCATGA
- a CDS encoding ABC transporter ATP-binding protein: MPAPARISPPPGSSDVEVVVEVRNLEKHFGAFKAVAGISFAVRRGEIFGFLGPNGAGKSTTIRMLCGLLAPTGGSGRVAGFDVRTEAEKIKTRIGYMSQKFSLYDELTVEENIDFYSGIYRLPRAKKAERKDWVLEMAGLREHRLARTSELSGGWKQRLALGCAVLHEPPVLFLDEPTSGVDPNSRRQFWDLIYALSESGVTVFVTTHYMEESEYCDRLGIIYRGELIALGTPRALKTEHMPEAVLEIDCAQPNEAMNLIERLPAVKEVALFGKGLHAVAADAAVAEQAIRAALDNRFGPARVERITPTLEDVFVSLIEARDRAAGAQTEVRR, translated from the coding sequence GTGCCCGCCCCCGCTCGCATTTCTCCTCCGCCCGGTTCCTCCGACGTCGAAGTTGTCGTCGAGGTGCGGAACCTTGAAAAGCACTTCGGTGCCTTCAAAGCCGTGGCCGGCATCTCGTTTGCCGTGCGCCGCGGGGAGATCTTCGGGTTCCTCGGGCCGAACGGCGCGGGCAAATCCACCACCATCCGGATGCTCTGCGGATTGCTGGCGCCGACCGGCGGCAGCGGCCGCGTCGCGGGCTTCGACGTGCGCACCGAAGCGGAGAAAATCAAGACCCGCATCGGTTACATGAGCCAGAAATTCTCGCTCTACGACGAGCTCACGGTCGAGGAGAACATCGACTTCTACAGCGGCATCTACCGATTGCCGCGCGCCAAGAAAGCAGAGCGCAAGGACTGGGTGCTCGAAATGGCCGGACTCCGCGAGCACCGGCTTGCCCGGACGAGCGAACTCTCCGGCGGTTGGAAACAGCGGCTGGCGCTCGGCTGCGCGGTGTTGCACGAACCACCGGTCCTCTTTCTCGACGAACCCACGTCCGGCGTGGATCCGAACAGCCGCCGGCAGTTCTGGGACTTGATCTACGCGCTCTCCGAGAGCGGCGTCACGGTTTTCGTGACCACGCACTACATGGAGGAGTCGGAGTATTGTGACCGGCTCGGCATCATTTATCGCGGTGAGCTCATCGCGCTCGGCACTCCCCGCGCGCTGAAGACCGAGCACATGCCGGAAGCGGTGCTGGAGATCGATTGCGCGCAGCCGAACGAAGCGATGAACCTGATCGAGCGGCTGCCTGCCGTGAAGGAAGTCGCGCTCTTCGGCAAGGGCCTGCACGCCGTCGCCGCGGACGCGGCGGTCGCCGAGCAGGCGATTCGCGCAGCGTTGGACAACCGCTTCGGCCCGGCGCGCGTGGAGCGGATCACTCCGACGCTGGAAGATGTATTCGTGTCGTTGATCGAGGCGCGCGATCGCGCGGCAGGTGCCCAAACGGAGGTGCGGCGATGA
- a CDS encoding ABC transporter permease: MNAPAGTRAAGPRGSNRARDARAPRAPFSFRRLWAIARKETLHIRRDPRSLGLAVGIPMLMILLFGYALTLDVDQVPMVAWDQSNTPASRAYLAQFSHSRYFSLQGTIDNYRELERMIDDRRAWLGLVIPSDFAQELEAGRPVAVQAIVDGSDSNTAGFVLSYAQGITLGYNGQVALTQRQRLVGTTGPAAALELRPRVWFNADLESKNYIIPGIIAVIMGLIAALLTSLTVAREWENGTMEQLISTPVRPPELILGKLLPYFAIGLFDVLIAVLMAVYLFDVPLRGSVPLLFGVAALFMIGTLAQGILISTLARQQLLASQLAMVSTFLPAFLLSGFTFAIANMPLPVQVITHIVPARYFVTLVKGLFLRGVGLEALWRDALFLLVFALIVAGLAIARFRKRLG, encoded by the coding sequence ATGAACGCTCCGGCGGGAACGCGGGCGGCCGGTCCGCGTGGATCGAACAGGGCGCGGGACGCCCGCGCCCCCAGGGCGCCGTTCAGCTTTCGCCGGCTCTGGGCGATCGCGCGCAAGGAAACGCTGCACATCCGACGTGATCCGCGCAGCCTGGGCCTCGCCGTCGGGATTCCGATGCTCATGATCCTGCTGTTCGGCTATGCGCTCACGCTGGACGTCGATCAGGTGCCGATGGTCGCGTGGGATCAAAGCAACACGCCCGCGAGTCGGGCTTATCTCGCGCAGTTCTCGCACTCCCGCTATTTTTCGCTGCAGGGGACCATCGACAATTACCGGGAACTCGAACGCATGATCGATGACCGCCGCGCGTGGCTGGGGTTGGTAATCCCTTCCGATTTTGCCCAGGAACTCGAGGCCGGCCGGCCGGTGGCGGTGCAGGCGATCGTCGATGGCTCAGACTCAAACACGGCGGGCTTCGTACTGAGCTATGCCCAGGGAATCACGCTGGGCTACAACGGCCAGGTGGCGCTCACGCAGCGGCAGCGCCTCGTCGGCACGACGGGCCCGGCGGCCGCGCTCGAGCTGCGCCCGCGGGTGTGGTTCAACGCCGATCTCGAGTCCAAGAACTACATCATCCCCGGGATCATCGCCGTGATCATGGGCCTGATCGCCGCGCTGCTCACCTCGCTCACCGTGGCACGCGAATGGGAGAACGGCACCATGGAGCAATTGATCTCCACACCGGTGCGCCCGCCGGAGCTGATTCTCGGCAAGCTGTTGCCGTATTTCGCGATCGGTCTGTTCGACGTGTTGATCGCGGTGCTCATGGCGGTGTATTTGTTCGACGTGCCGCTGCGGGGCAGTGTGCCGCTCCTGTTTGGCGTGGCCGCCTTGTTCATGATCGGCACGCTCGCGCAGGGCATCCTGATCAGCACGCTGGCGCGGCAGCAACTGCTCGCGAGCCAGCTGGCGATGGTGTCGACTTTCCTGCCCGCGTTCCTGCTGTCGGGCTTTACGTTCGCGATCGCGAACATGCCGCTCCCGGTGCAGGTGATCACGCACATCGTGCCGGCGCGGTATTTCGTCACCCTGGTCAAGGGCCTCTTTTTGCGCGGCGTGGGGCTGGAGGCGTTGTGGCGCGACGCGCTGTTCCTGCTCGTTTTTGCGCTGATCGTCGCCGGCCTCGCGATCGCCCGGTTCCGCAAACGACTCGGCTAA